In one Prosthecobacter fusiformis genomic region, the following are encoded:
- a CDS encoding peptidylprolyl isomerase, with protein sequence METNKGSIEIELDAAKAPLSVANFVKYVKKGHYTGTVFHRVIPAFMIQGGGFTADMQQKDTEAPIQNEAKNGLKNVKGTLAMARTPNPHSASSQFFINLKDNSFLDYPGQDGWGYCVFGKVTKGMDVVEAIEGVPTTTKAGHQNVPVEAVTITSAKVVE encoded by the coding sequence ATGGAGACCAACAAAGGTTCCATCGAAATCGAACTCGACGCCGCCAAAGCCCCCCTCAGCGTTGCTAACTTTGTCAAATACGTCAAAAAAGGCCATTATACCGGCACTGTGTTCCATCGTGTCATTCCTGCCTTCATGATTCAGGGCGGTGGTTTTACCGCAGACATGCAGCAGAAGGACACGGAGGCCCCTATTCAGAACGAAGCCAAAAACGGCCTCAAAAACGTCAAAGGCACACTGGCCATGGCTCGCACGCCTAATCCCCACAGCGCTTCCAGCCAGTTCTTCATCAACTTGAAGGACAATAGCTTTCTGGACTACCCTGGCCAGGACGGCTGGGGCTACTGCGTTTTCGGTAAGGTGACCAAAGGAATGGATGTCGTTGAAGCCATCGAAGGCGTCCCCACTACTACCAAAGCTGGCCACCAGAACGTGCCGGTGGAAGCAGTGACCATCACCAGCGCTAAGGTCGTGGAATAA
- a CDS encoding prepilin-type N-terminal cleavage/methylation domain-containing protein encodes MKNLTQQPSQRTGYTLIEVLAAGAVIAVASAAAVSLSSSLMLQEELAWRTAITRNYQENMARLWQLGMSPAGSSDATSISAVMPNQKDSVRLEEAIYGTPVIKEGEAASVDGLGLMQQAAIIATVNASGNPGAEVEGAPLTLHVYRPALPASLRTTEKK; translated from the coding sequence ATGAAAAATCTGACCCAGCAGCCGTCACAGCGCACGGGTTATACCCTCATTGAGGTCCTGGCTGCCGGAGCTGTGATTGCAGTTGCGTCCGCCGCAGCTGTCAGCCTCAGCAGTTCCCTCATGCTGCAAGAAGAGCTAGCTTGGCGCACCGCCATCACACGGAACTATCAGGAAAATATGGCTCGCCTTTGGCAGCTCGGCATGAGCCCTGCAGGCAGCAGTGATGCCACCAGCATCAGCGCCGTCATGCCCAATCAAAAGGACAGCGTAAGGCTCGAGGAAGCTATCTACGGCACCCCTGTCATCAAAGAAGGAGAAGCCGCTAGTGTGGATGGCCTGGGCCTCATGCAGCAGGCAGCCATCATCGCTACCGTCAATGCCTCCGGGAATCCAGGAGCTGAAGTGGAAGGTGCCCCACTCACTCTTCACGTTTACCGGCCCGCCCTCCCTGCCAGCCTGCGCACGACCGAAAAGAAATGA
- a CDS encoding type II secretion system protein GspD — MESQKLRDAPPQQYDFSNAILSDVLRFLATDAGISFFSLPNDSPEGSRLITFSIRSSPFRVLETLCKANGLAIIPDNGIWYIRPADDKELIGKSYLIRHNSLERVDRVNSNSGLNMTPVGGGGGGGGGGVNLQGNQETFSVRRSEIINDIRSLLSLPTEEQENGQNSAVGADPASALGGAGGDETKAMNSNELSSFRKPKIIWKSDSNTLYIVATRLQHLWIEGYLDAADKPQTLIAIEVKFIETTRDPEREFGIDWTGTFDTGNFRQVEQVTQETDTATGVNKINVEYNNVATNGGYRADLSNLLSPTNLNAAGGALGFPALGILSSQDINVKLRALLRDEETQMTSYPRMVTLNNSEVSFRSVVNQPVLDGTASATVGAGATTTSSIAYLPIGTVLNILPKRMENDKILLNMAVTVSSIISTEVINGNPYPVASSRVYNAPVEVNSGYTVAVGGLDEAREREGKAGIPFLHSIPLLGKAFKYDSKSKNHKNLMLFITPQIIDARDGGLPAEPQSVIPQRPAHLLPKIPKVDPNSGAIIGGPDSLPNAVSYLTRETDILHHTIYEGRITPDETRKVKELKIAVEQLDAQCEILKVQYPAQLSLINSHQLQLKGLLDRNQQMARLLFSKKYF, encoded by the coding sequence ATGGAATCACAGAAGCTGCGGGACGCACCTCCCCAGCAGTATGATTTCTCCAACGCCATCCTCTCGGACGTCTTGAGGTTCCTGGCCACGGATGCTGGTATTTCCTTCTTCTCCCTGCCCAATGATAGTCCAGAAGGATCTCGCCTGATCACTTTCTCCATCCGGTCCAGTCCCTTTCGTGTTCTGGAAACTCTCTGCAAAGCAAATGGACTGGCCATCATCCCTGACAATGGCATCTGGTACATCCGTCCAGCAGATGACAAGGAACTCATCGGTAAATCCTACCTCATTCGTCACAACTCCCTGGAGCGTGTGGATCGAGTAAACTCCAATAGCGGACTTAACATGACTCCAGTAGGGGGTGGCGGCGGCGGTGGGGGAGGGGGCGTAAATCTCCAGGGCAACCAGGAAACCTTTTCCGTCCGCCGCAGTGAGATCATCAATGACATCCGCTCTCTGCTCAGCCTCCCCACGGAGGAGCAGGAAAACGGGCAAAACAGTGCTGTGGGTGCAGATCCCGCAAGTGCTTTGGGCGGCGCAGGGGGAGATGAAACCAAGGCAATGAACTCCAATGAGCTCAGCAGCTTCCGCAAGCCCAAGATCATTTGGAAGTCCGATTCTAACACGCTTTATATCGTCGCTACACGCCTACAGCATCTTTGGATCGAAGGATACCTGGATGCTGCGGACAAGCCACAGACCCTCATCGCCATTGAAGTCAAATTCATCGAAACCACCCGAGACCCGGAACGCGAATTCGGCATCGACTGGACCGGTACCTTTGACACCGGCAATTTCCGCCAGGTGGAGCAAGTGACCCAGGAAACGGATACCGCCACCGGGGTCAATAAAATCAACGTCGAATACAACAATGTGGCCACCAACGGCGGCTACAGGGCCGACCTGTCCAACCTGCTGAGTCCCACCAACCTCAATGCTGCCGGCGGAGCGTTGGGCTTCCCCGCCCTCGGCATCCTCAGTTCTCAGGACATCAACGTCAAATTGCGCGCTTTGCTGAGGGATGAAGAAACTCAGATGACCTCTTACCCGCGCATGGTCACCCTGAATAACAGTGAAGTATCCTTCCGCAGTGTCGTGAACCAGCCCGTGCTGGATGGCACCGCCTCCGCCACCGTCGGTGCCGGGGCAACCACCACTTCATCTATCGCTTACTTGCCCATCGGCACCGTGTTGAACATCCTGCCCAAGCGCATGGAAAACGACAAAATCCTGCTGAACATGGCCGTCACGGTTTCTAGCATCATCAGCACCGAGGTGATCAACGGTAACCCTTATCCAGTGGCCTCATCCCGTGTTTACAACGCCCCTGTGGAAGTGAATTCCGGATACACCGTTGCTGTCGGCGGCTTGGATGAAGCCCGCGAGCGCGAAGGCAAAGCGGGCATTCCATTCCTGCACAGCATCCCCCTGCTGGGCAAAGCTTTCAAATACGATAGCAAGAGCAAGAACCACAAAAACCTCATGCTCTTCATCACTCCGCAGATCATCGATGCACGCGACGGCGGTCTGCCTGCCGAGCCACAGTCCGTTATTCCCCAGCGCCCTGCTCACTTGCTGCCAAAAATTCCCAAAGTGGACCCCAACAGCGGTGCCATTATCGGTGGCCCAGACTCTCTGCCCAATGCCGTCTCCTACTTGACCCGTGAGACTGACATCTTGCACCACACCATTTATGAAGGCCGCATCACCCCTGATGAAACACGGAAAGTGAAAGAGCTCAAAATCGCAGTCGAGCAGCTCGATGCTCAGTGCGAAATCTTGAAAGTCCAATACCCAGCCCAGCTTTCCCTCATCAATAGCCATCAGTTGCAACTCAAAGGTCTCCTGGACCGCAATCAGCAAATGGCTCGTTTGCTGTTCTCGAAGAAATATTTCTGA
- a CDS encoding carbonic anhydrase produces the protein MTTYREIFDNNKAWIDAKKAEQPDYFEKLSLDQKPDYLYIGCSDSRVTAEEMMGLKPGEAFVHRNVANLVVSTDLNVMSVINYAVRYLAVKHIIVCGHYNCGGVKAAMVPKDMGILNPWLRSIRDVYRLHEEELDDIRDEAARYNRLVELNVQEQCLSVIKTASVQLSHSQQGFPIVHGWVFDIQTGRLKDLHIDFEAKLQGIKKIYNLFD, from the coding sequence ATGACCACATACCGTGAAATCTTCGACAATAACAAAGCCTGGATTGATGCCAAAAAGGCAGAGCAACCCGATTATTTTGAAAAACTGTCGCTCGATCAAAAGCCGGATTATCTCTACATCGGCTGTAGTGACAGCCGCGTGACTGCCGAAGAAATGATGGGCCTGAAACCAGGCGAAGCCTTCGTACATCGCAACGTGGCCAACCTTGTTGTCAGCACCGACCTCAATGTCATGAGCGTCATTAATTATGCTGTTCGCTATCTGGCCGTGAAGCACATTATCGTTTGTGGTCACTACAACTGCGGCGGTGTTAAGGCCGCGATGGTGCCCAAAGACATGGGTATCCTTAATCCCTGGCTGCGCAGCATCCGCGATGTTTACCGCCTGCATGAGGAAGAGCTGGACGACATCCGCGATGAAGCCGCCCGCTACAACCGCCTTGTGGAGCTCAACGTCCAGGAGCAGTGCCTCAGTGTCATCAAGACAGCCTCCGTCCAGCTCAGTCACAGCCAACAGGGCTTCCCCATCGTCCACGGCTGGGTATTCGACATCCAAACGGGTCGCCTTAAAGACCTTCACATTGATTTTGAGGCGAAGCTCCAAGGCATCAAAAAGATCTACAACCTATTTGATTAA
- a CDS encoding type II secretion system protein → MKAASVQSLRHGFSSMELVVVLALSALIMGGIVVSYGNLVRSQPLVASIVDVPLDAKRLSTFFNTSNSEYRDTQSAPSYGSLAEAEKLREQFNHDVISATAVFCLARSGDNTWKPAYIPYDPSTDDELDTPQKFRSHIIRVAGVSEDLYRDFRNPGITNKEPNQPNVSIFILSYTGQSGFLRVLAIYDIDVIRFTSTQQPLGFHASVKRYADPKGPPDGTAYSLIYSAGYRVFYPPANPLAAKEADFSTDGFTPLYVTFERYTRLALREGTTIDRFKVAAERPFYFIWWPDPAARHLGAQPNTAAPGTPQNAYNHMAGRTAFMFTVPMFPAL, encoded by the coding sequence ATGAAAGCCGCCTCAGTCCAGTCACTGCGGCACGGCTTCAGTTCCATGGAGCTAGTGGTCGTGCTCGCGCTCTCCGCCCTCATCATGGGTGGTATAGTCGTCAGTTATGGGAACCTCGTCCGCAGCCAGCCTCTGGTGGCTAGCATTGTGGACGTTCCCTTGGACGCAAAGCGGCTCTCCACCTTCTTCAACACCAGTAATTCAGAATATCGGGATACCCAGTCTGCTCCATCCTATGGCAGTCTGGCTGAAGCTGAAAAATTGCGTGAGCAATTCAATCACGATGTAATCAGCGCTACTGCCGTCTTTTGTCTCGCCCGCAGCGGAGACAATACATGGAAGCCTGCCTACATTCCTTATGATCCCTCAACAGATGATGAGTTGGATACTCCACAGAAATTTCGCTCTCACATCATCCGCGTAGCAGGCGTGTCTGAAGACCTCTACCGCGACTTTCGCAATCCTGGCATCACTAATAAAGAGCCTAACCAGCCCAATGTTAGCATTTTCATTCTCAGCTACACTGGTCAGTCTGGATTCCTGAGGGTGCTGGCCATCTATGACATTGATGTCATCCGGTTCACCAGCACCCAGCAGCCACTCGGATTCCATGCGAGCGTCAAACGCTATGCAGACCCCAAAGGTCCGCCAGATGGCACCGCTTACTCCCTCATTTACTCCGCCGGTTACCGCGTCTTTTACCCCCCGGCCAATCCCCTCGCGGCTAAAGAGGCGGACTTCAGTACCGATGGTTTCACGCCTCTTTACGTCACCTTCGAGCGCTACACCCGCCTAGCCCTGCGTGAAGGCACGACCATCGACCGCTTTAAAGTGGCGGCCGAGCGCCCTTTCTACTTCATCTGGTGGCCTGACCCTGCTGCCCGCCATCTCGGCGCACAGCCGAACACCGCCGCCCCAGGCACACCGCAGAATGCCTACAACCACATGGCTGGGCGAACCGCATTCATGTTCACAGTGCCCATGTTCCCAGCGCTCTGA
- a CDS encoding type IV pilus twitching motility protein PilT codes for MEDINERSQLGYRMLHLSKDAGVSDFYITPWEPLTYKRNGKLFFDSFIYQPERPLEFTAGCVDYALTLGNRRYRVNRMVTRGRPRWVMRLLPETIPDISKLMVPPAAIKAFLEAKNGLFLVCGATGSGKSTTIASMILERAKRRQEHVLTFEDPIEFVYPEGTPSLVSQREIGTDELDFNKSLRAALRQAPDVILVGEIRDGETAEIALQAAETGHVVVATLHTSSAAQTVQRYLKLIPSDRMENAMLSFADSFRGILCQRLLFDETRGKRFPIHELLLPYDSVCGMIRRGEFKNLEQELEAGFTRGMISFERCLGFRQQDGWRPTQARKTGYAEHEVYDYLSRENLTSVYAVG; via the coding sequence ATGGAAGATATCAATGAACGCAGTCAGCTTGGATACCGCATGCTTCATCTCTCGAAGGATGCCGGGGTCAGCGACTTTTATATCACCCCATGGGAGCCGCTGACTTATAAGCGCAATGGCAAGCTGTTCTTTGATTCCTTCATCTACCAGCCGGAGCGACCGCTGGAGTTTACGGCCGGATGCGTGGACTATGCACTGACCCTAGGCAACCGCCGCTACCGTGTGAACCGCATGGTCACCCGTGGACGTCCCCGCTGGGTCATGCGCCTGCTGCCGGAGACTATTCCAGACATCAGCAAACTGATGGTTCCGCCTGCGGCTATCAAGGCTTTCCTGGAGGCCAAAAACGGCCTGTTCCTGGTCTGCGGTGCGACAGGATCCGGTAAGTCCACCACCATTGCGTCCATGATCCTGGAGCGGGCCAAGCGCCGCCAAGAGCATGTGCTTACCTTTGAAGATCCCATCGAATTTGTTTACCCTGAGGGCACGCCTTCGCTGGTGTCTCAACGGGAAATTGGCACAGATGAACTGGACTTTAATAAATCTCTGCGCGCTGCCTTGCGCCAAGCGCCGGATGTCATTCTAGTGGGGGAAATACGTGATGGCGAGACGGCTGAAATCGCCCTGCAAGCGGCAGAAACCGGCCACGTCGTCGTGGCCACCCTGCATACCTCCAGCGCGGCCCAAACGGTGCAGCGTTACCTCAAACTCATCCCCAGCGACCGCATGGAAAACGCCATGCTCTCCTTTGCCGACAGCTTTCGTGGCATCCTCTGTCAGCGACTGCTGTTTGATGAAACACGCGGCAAGCGCTTTCCTATTCATGAACTGCTGCTGCCGTATGACTCCGTGTGCGGGATGATCCGCCGGGGTGAATTTAAGAACCTGGAGCAGGAGCTCGAAGCGGGCTTTACGCGCGGGATGATCAGCTTTGAAAGGTGTCTCGGATTCCGTCAGCAGGATGGCTGGCGGCCCACCCAGGCACGCAAGACCGGATACGCCGAGCATGAGGTGTACGATTACTTATCACGCGAAAACCTAACTTCTGTTTATGCTGTTGGATGA
- a CDS encoding helix-turn-helix domain-containing protein, whose amino-acid sequence MGTASFRNRVIYRIAMIDNALNNSAMNSEQIRNYRESKGLTQSQFSAMLRVSPTTVTQWEKGQAPSGPASLLLEHLIEGTPLFSSSGDADWDMPLTLKEWEELERRRASTGFMSVRDYMIWLVRQEMLKEPASIQKNDLKKKKPASS is encoded by the coding sequence TTGGGCACTGCAAGCTTTCGAAATAGAGTTATATACAGGATTGCAATGATTGATAATGCACTGAATAATTCAGCCATGAATTCTGAGCAAATCCGTAACTATCGCGAATCCAAAGGGCTGACTCAAAGCCAGTTCTCGGCGATGCTGCGGGTATCCCCCACCACAGTCACCCAATGGGAAAAGGGGCAAGCTCCTTCTGGGCCGGCCTCTTTGCTGCTGGAGCATTTAATCGAGGGAACTCCACTTTTCAGTTCCTCTGGAGACGCAGATTGGGACATGCCGCTAACTCTGAAAGAATGGGAAGAGCTGGAACGCCGCAGAGCCAGCACGGGATTTATGTCTGTACGTGATTATATGATCTGGTTGGTGCGGCAGGAGATGTTAAAGGAGCCTGCCAGCATTCAAAAAAACGATCTCAAAAAGAAAAAGCCAGCTTCATCATAG
- a CDS encoding sterol desaturase family protein translates to MDFFWIWSLIGFALAVIYGSFFEWSVHKFLMHRPFGGFQYAFRAHAVVHHQVFKADHTYHLIHDHDKETIPMAWWNGPVLILLSSIPFVLASWALGQWGLVTGSAIGMTSYYVLYERIHWCMHLPKARRLEQSWLFRRLNGHHLLHHRYMHKNFNVVFPLADLCLGTLMLRAKTRFAQAMGPSVPDVQPQA, encoded by the coding sequence ATGGATTTTTTCTGGATTTGGTCGCTCATCGGCTTTGCATTGGCAGTCATTTATGGCTCATTTTTTGAATGGTCGGTTCATAAGTTCCTTATGCATCGCCCTTTTGGCGGATTTCAGTATGCTTTCCGGGCTCACGCTGTGGTTCACCACCAAGTTTTCAAGGCCGATCACACCTACCATCTGATTCATGATCATGATAAGGAGACCATCCCTATGGCGTGGTGGAATGGACCTGTGCTGATCCTGCTGAGTTCTATTCCCTTCGTGCTGGCATCATGGGCACTCGGACAGTGGGGATTGGTCACTGGCTCCGCGATTGGCATGACTAGCTATTATGTTCTCTACGAGCGCATTCACTGGTGCATGCACTTACCGAAGGCGCGCCGCTTGGAGCAGTCCTGGCTTTTCCGCCGCCTGAACGGTCATCATCTTCTGCACCACCGTTACATGCATAAAAATTTCAACGTAGTGTTCCCATTGGCAGATCTTTGCCTGGGTACCCTCATGCTGCGTGCCAAGACCCGCTTCGCCCAGGCGATGGGGCCTTCCGTGCCGGATGTGCAGCCGCAAGCGTAA
- the trxB gene encoding thioredoxin-disulfide reductase: MENVIIIGTGCAGYTAAIYTGRANLSPLILSGNQPGGQLTTTTEVENFPGFPEGIMGPDLMMNMQTQAEKFGARIEYTLVTGVKKTDEGHFEIISDDGTVRQARSVIVATGASPKHLGLPNEKGLIGHGLTSCATCDGAFYRNVPVCVIGGGDSACEEASFLTKFASKVYLIHRRDSLRASKIMADRALANPKIEPVWNSTVAEYLTDEKGEMRAVTLENLVTGEKSELELKCVFVAIGHIPNAAFLGDLVDTDEGGYVLQTQGTRTKTEGLFAAGDVADHVYRQAITAAGQGCAAALEAERYLADIGVH; this comes from the coding sequence ATGGAAAACGTCATTATCATCGGTACCGGCTGCGCGGGTTATACGGCAGCTATCTACACGGGGCGCGCTAATCTGAGCCCACTTATTCTTTCAGGAAACCAGCCTGGTGGCCAGCTTACGACCACCACTGAAGTGGAAAACTTCCCGGGTTTTCCGGAGGGTATCATGGGGCCTGACCTGATGATGAACATGCAGACCCAGGCTGAAAAATTCGGCGCACGGATTGAGTATACCCTGGTCACCGGCGTGAAAAAGACTGACGAAGGCCACTTCGAGATCATCAGCGATGATGGTACCGTCCGCCAGGCCCGTTCCGTTATCGTGGCCACGGGGGCTTCCCCGAAGCATCTCGGCCTGCCCAATGAAAAAGGGCTCATCGGCCACGGGTTGACCAGTTGTGCCACCTGTGACGGCGCTTTTTACCGGAACGTTCCCGTGTGTGTTATTGGTGGTGGTGACAGCGCCTGTGAAGAAGCTAGTTTTCTGACTAAATTCGCCAGCAAGGTGTATCTGATTCATCGCCGCGATAGCCTTCGTGCCTCCAAGATCATGGCCGACCGCGCTCTGGCGAATCCGAAGATCGAACCTGTCTGGAATAGCACTGTCGCCGAATACCTCACCGATGAAAAAGGTGAGATGCGCGCCGTCACTCTGGAAAACCTCGTCACCGGGGAAAAGTCCGAATTGGAACTGAAATGCGTCTTCGTGGCCATTGGCCACATCCCGAATGCTGCATTCCTGGGAGACCTAGTGGATACTGATGAGGGCGGATACGTCCTTCAGACCCAGGGTACACGAACAAAGACCGAAGGTTTGTTTGCTGCCGGGGACGTGGCGGATCATGTTTATCGTCAGGCAATCACGGCAGCGGGTCAGGGCTGCGCAGCTGCCCTCGAAGCCGAGCGATATCTGGCTGATATCGGAGTGCATTGA
- a CDS encoding choice-of-anchor K domain-containing protein, which translates to METKVPVITLTEKSVLHRRLAFSVMELVVLIAIIGVLITVIVSVVGTQPAAVRNAKIASDVATLNQMVAAYVSDGGNLIGQTNAQTVLDKMKRSRPQSEWKQHAGPVSGRLVDSRLRARITSAPESAGQQRAKWNPQTMRFELTEAKGSAVSEFYLDESLASKDFGTEKRTASRMTYNSVEGKNQGWVWGYSSVGKPNYNTPAGNQGEGNSNPFDPTKDAPVTPPDDGEDPGDGGGGGGGDDGGGDDGPQVPVAEQLPRPLISPTSGTFAYASFPTTAALSPNGAPASGSRLEYRLNGGAWTTYSGSISLTPADKVEARNISTDTTKYKTSGNASASYYRLTSGFTGTGSGTWGNATGGSNLVTSVQNGVESSTFLHGNTKVDLGNGQFLDAGTENMLKFTPGTFDTITPNVYFELGELLMLNGNTFYNSEATGVTLSINMKLTEPAYSTVVHINLGLISTENTADQMASADIVELRNPNTDFKVTVDGVEYRLELSWETLDAGAGVVKGNQFYVYETATASAMLRGRFIPNK; encoded by the coding sequence ATGGAAACAAAAGTTCCGGTTATCACACTCACTGAAAAGTCTGTCCTGCACCGCAGGTTGGCCTTCTCCGTGATGGAACTGGTTGTTTTGATCGCCATCATCGGCGTCCTGATCACCGTGATCGTCAGTGTGGTGGGTACCCAGCCAGCCGCCGTGAGGAATGCCAAGATCGCTTCGGACGTGGCGACACTGAATCAAATGGTGGCAGCCTATGTCTCCGATGGCGGTAACCTTATTGGCCAGACGAATGCACAGACGGTGCTAGATAAAATGAAGCGCAGCCGCCCGCAGTCCGAATGGAAGCAGCATGCAGGTCCAGTCTCGGGTCGCCTAGTGGATTCCCGGCTGCGTGCCCGCATCACTTCCGCTCCTGAATCCGCCGGGCAGCAGCGGGCCAAGTGGAATCCCCAAACGATGCGCTTTGAGCTGACCGAGGCCAAAGGCAGCGCCGTCAGTGAGTTTTACCTGGACGAGAGTCTAGCGTCGAAAGACTTCGGTACAGAAAAGCGGACCGCATCCAGGATGACCTACAATTCCGTCGAGGGAAAGAACCAAGGCTGGGTCTGGGGTTACTCCAGTGTGGGAAAACCCAACTATAATACTCCGGCCGGCAATCAAGGCGAGGGCAATTCCAATCCCTTTGACCCGACGAAAGACGCCCCGGTAACGCCTCCAGATGACGGAGAAGATCCTGGTGACGGTGGCGGCGGTGGAGGCGGAGACGATGGAGGTGGGGATGATGGCCCCCAGGTCCCGGTAGCCGAACAGTTACCACGCCCGCTCATCAGCCCAACTAGCGGCACCTTTGCCTATGCTTCATTTCCCACGACAGCTGCGCTCAGCCCCAATGGCGCACCAGCCTCGGGATCACGCCTGGAATACCGCCTCAATGGCGGTGCCTGGACGACGTATTCTGGCAGCATCTCACTCACCCCGGCGGATAAAGTGGAAGCGCGAAACATCTCCACGGATACTACTAAATACAAAACGAGCGGCAATGCCTCCGCCTCCTACTATCGACTGACATCCGGCTTCACAGGCACAGGCAGCGGCACCTGGGGCAATGCGACAGGCGGGTCCAATCTAGTGACCTCAGTGCAGAACGGCGTGGAAAGCTCCACCTTCCTGCATGGCAATACGAAAGTGGATCTGGGCAATGGGCAGTTCCTGGATGCAGGGACGGAAAACATGCTGAAGTTCACCCCAGGCACATTTGATACCATCACGCCCAATGTATATTTTGAGCTGGGCGAACTGCTCATGCTCAATGGCAATACGTTTTATAACAGCGAGGCCACCGGAGTGACCCTGAGCATCAATATGAAGCTCACCGAGCCGGCCTACTCCACGGTGGTGCACATCAACCTGGGCCTCATCAGCACGGAAAACACGGCGGACCAGATGGCCAGTGCCGACATCGTGGAACTGCGCAATCCGAACACTGATTTTAAAGTCACCGTGGATGGGGTGGAATACCGCTTGGAACTAAGCTGGGAGACCCTGGATGCAGGAGCCGGCGTGGTGAAAGGGAACCAGTTCTACGTTTACGAGACCGCTACGGCCAGCGCGATGCTGCGAGGCCGCTTCATTCCTAACAAGTAA
- a CDS encoding TIGR02587 family membrane protein, which translates to MSKPAAQMNRTPLIQRSNKDFFIGLSRAFGGALVFGLPLLMTMEMWSMGSTAEEGRLALLFLMSIPLLVGLSHYAGFEETFCMLDDVVDTFVALAVGFVTSGGILWMLGVIGPQTAADDLIAKIAIQAVPGSIGALLAASQFGTKEEEEEEKQRFTRYDGELFLMAVGAIFFAFNLAPTDEMLAIAQQMGLAQVLGLLVLSLAVMHAFVYAVKFSGTPDTPESTPQWSLFLRFTIPGYAIALLMSLYILWTFGRMDGASLQTGLATTVVLAFPAAIGAAAARLVI; encoded by the coding sequence ATGAGCAAACCCGCAGCCCAGATGAACCGGACACCGCTGATCCAGCGATCCAACAAGGACTTTTTTATCGGTCTCTCCCGTGCCTTCGGTGGGGCGCTTGTTTTTGGCCTGCCTCTGCTCATGACGATGGAGATGTGGTCCATGGGCAGTACGGCGGAAGAGGGGCGGCTAGCGTTACTATTCCTCATGAGCATTCCTCTGCTGGTGGGGCTTTCACATTATGCGGGTTTCGAGGAAACTTTCTGCATGCTGGATGATGTGGTGGATACGTTTGTAGCGCTGGCAGTTGGTTTTGTGACCAGTGGCGGCATCCTTTGGATGCTGGGTGTCATCGGTCCGCAGACCGCAGCGGATGATTTAATTGCCAAGATAGCCATCCAGGCCGTCCCGGGCAGCATCGGTGCGCTGCTCGCAGCCAGCCAGTTCGGCACAAAGGAGGAGGAAGAGGAGGAAAAGCAGCGCTTTACCCGCTATGATGGGGAGCTTTTTCTCATGGCTGTGGGGGCCATCTTTTTCGCATTCAATCTTGCCCCCACGGATGAGATGTTAGCCATCGCCCAGCAGATGGGCTTGGCTCAGGTATTGGGGCTGCTTGTGTTGTCCCTGGCAGTTATGCATGCCTTTGTGTATGCCGTGAAGTTTTCCGGCACCCCAGACACGCCTGAGAGTACGCCGCAGTGGAGCCTATTTCTGCGTTTCACCATTCCTGGTTATGCCATCGCACTGTTGATGAGCCTGTACATTCTCTGGACGTTTGGCCGCATGGATGGCGCGAGTCTGCAGACCGGCCTGGCTACGACAGTGGTTCTAGCCTTTCCTGCGGCCATCGGAGCCGCTGCCGCACGGCTTGTCATCTGA